One segment of Lytechinus variegatus isolate NC3 chromosome 13, Lvar_3.0, whole genome shotgun sequence DNA contains the following:
- the LOC121426042 gene encoding serine-enriched protein-like isoform X2, translated as MPGYRDKWRMKRRERSANDNYTIDIEEGSENYPEESKSMTPTSTPEDSPRVEMDDPNIVKGYRGNSWVFENKLGVAEDLRYLSHMPELCDVTFLVGESREPICAVRAILAARSRIFHKLLYSAARGTPRKKNVSATDKLGKKVSQMIRRSSIDLGEDYSAISCPRTITIEEFDPPVFRQLIQYCHTGCVTLKPKIVLGLMNASDHYGLDELRRACMTYLQNCVNIDTVCLLLRSAERYIQYKSTKSLVQKALEFVDINAESVLRLPAFTALPSHVARLILSRDELQADELIKFQAALAWSRAYIEKHPTSTLRDVMTPFVDSISFHLIPATTLMQTVKPTGSVPDHKIMTALAYQADPSSLEPGSIVTSPARLRLSMLSLNVIDSPTTSSRQTRSDNSSSSLKSATSYTSLNTSRASGIDRIPLDNEADIPEISDQTVDLDNDLEHDVIHDNNNDTSGYIENGDRVNECDDDDADVDDEADSDERHDQVDLMFRRDRCFSPQCLSDTNTSCSMSTCSDWTDTSSSAGGSFGRADQKESNFKLLLPE; from the exons ATGCCAGGTTACAGGGACAAATGGAGAATGAAACGAAGAGAGAGGAGTGCAAACG ATAACTATACCATAGATATCGAGGAAGGGAGTGAGAACTACCCGGAGGAAAGCAAATCAATGACGCCCACCTCAACACCGGAGGACTCCCCTAGAGTTGAAATGGATGATCCCAATATTGTCAAAGGATATCGGGGAAATTCGTGGGTTTTTGAGAATAAATTAGGCGTGGCCGAAGATCTCCGATACCTGTCGCACATGCCCGAACTTTGTGACGTAACCTTCCTTGTTGGAGAATCGAGAGAACCTATCTGCGCAGTGCGGGCTATTTTGGCTGCAAGGAGCAG AATATTCCACAAGTTGCTGTACTCAGCAGCCCGAGGGACTCCACGTAAGAAGAATGTATCGGCAACAGACAAACTCGGGAAGAAAGTATCACAGATGATACGGAGAAGTAGCATTGACCTAGGAGAAGATTATAGCGCCATCAGCTGTCCGAGAACGATTACAATTGAAGAGTTTGATCCGCCCGTGTTTCGTCAACTAATCCAATACTGCCATACCGGCTGCGTTACTCTCAAGCCTAAGATTGTGCTAG gTTTGATGAATGCATCTGATCATTATGGTCTTGACGAATTAAGACGAGCATGTATGACTTATCTTCAGAACTGTGTTAACATCGACACAGTGTGTTTACTACTGCGTTCTGCTGAGAGATACATTCAGTATAAATCTACCAAATCACTAGTACAAAAG GCGCTCGAGTTTGTGGACATAAACGCAGAGTCAGTCTTGAGACTACCCGCCTTTACAGCACTACCAAGTCACGTGGCCAGACTTATTTTATCACGTGATGAGCTTCAGGCAGATGAACTCATCAAATTCCAAGCTGCACTCGCCTGGAGTCGTGCATACATAGAAAAACATCCCACCTCAACGCTCCGTGACGTCATGACCCCATTTGTAGACAGCATTTCGTTTCATCTGATTCCGGCAACAACACTCATGCAGACGGTTAAACCGACCGGTTCGGTTCCGGATCACAAAATTATGACCGCTCTGGCATACCAAGCTGATCCGAGCAGTCTTGAACCCGGTAGCATTGTGACGTCGCCAGCAAGATTACGATTATCAATGCTTAGCCTGAATGTAATAGATTCGCCGACAACCTCTTCAAGACAAACCAGATCAGACAACTCTTCGTCATCGCTTAAATCAGCGACGTCGTATACGTCGTTGAACACGTCGCGTGCGAGCGGCATCGATAGAATCCCACTAGACAATGAAGCAGATATACCTGAAATTAGTGATCAAACAGTAGATCTCGATAATGACCTTGAACATGATGTTATACACGATAACAATAACGATACTAGCGGGTATATCGAGAACGGTGATCGAGTGAACGAATGCGACGATGATGACGCAGATGTTGATGACGAGGCTGACTCAGATGAGCGTCATGATCAGGTTGATTTGATGTTTAGACGTGATCGTTGTTTTAGTCCACAATGTTTAAGTGATACAAATACGAGTTGTTCAATGTCAACATGTTCTGATTGGACTGATACGAGTAGCAGTGCAGGGGGTAGCTTTGGACGTGCTGACCAGAAAGAAAGTAATTTCAAACTTCTCCTTCCCGAATAG
- the LOC121426042 gene encoding serine-enriched protein-like isoform X1: MFTKTTRKLLSKPKTKLAFRDNYTIDIEEGSENYPEESKSMTPTSTPEDSPRVEMDDPNIVKGYRGNSWVFENKLGVAEDLRYLSHMPELCDVTFLVGESREPICAVRAILAARSRIFHKLLYSAARGTPRKKNVSATDKLGKKVSQMIRRSSIDLGEDYSAISCPRTITIEEFDPPVFRQLIQYCHTGCVTLKPKIVLGLMNASDHYGLDELRRACMTYLQNCVNIDTVCLLLRSAERYIQYKSTKSLVQKALEFVDINAESVLRLPAFTALPSHVARLILSRDELQADELIKFQAALAWSRAYIEKHPTSTLRDVMTPFVDSISFHLIPATTLMQTVKPTGSVPDHKIMTALAYQADPSSLEPGSIVTSPARLRLSMLSLNVIDSPTTSSRQTRSDNSSSSLKSATSYTSLNTSRASGIDRIPLDNEADIPEISDQTVDLDNDLEHDVIHDNNNDTSGYIENGDRVNECDDDDADVDDEADSDERHDQVDLMFRRDRCFSPQCLSDTNTSCSMSTCSDWTDTSSSAGGSFGRADQKESNFKLLLPE; this comes from the exons ATGTTTACGAAAACAACAAGGAAGCTTCTTTCAAAACCCAAGACCAAACTGGCTTTTCGAG ATAACTATACCATAGATATCGAGGAAGGGAGTGAGAACTACCCGGAGGAAAGCAAATCAATGACGCCCACCTCAACACCGGAGGACTCCCCTAGAGTTGAAATGGATGATCCCAATATTGTCAAAGGATATCGGGGAAATTCGTGGGTTTTTGAGAATAAATTAGGCGTGGCCGAAGATCTCCGATACCTGTCGCACATGCCCGAACTTTGTGACGTAACCTTCCTTGTTGGAGAATCGAGAGAACCTATCTGCGCAGTGCGGGCTATTTTGGCTGCAAGGAGCAG AATATTCCACAAGTTGCTGTACTCAGCAGCCCGAGGGACTCCACGTAAGAAGAATGTATCGGCAACAGACAAACTCGGGAAGAAAGTATCACAGATGATACGGAGAAGTAGCATTGACCTAGGAGAAGATTATAGCGCCATCAGCTGTCCGAGAACGATTACAATTGAAGAGTTTGATCCGCCCGTGTTTCGTCAACTAATCCAATACTGCCATACCGGCTGCGTTACTCTCAAGCCTAAGATTGTGCTAG gTTTGATGAATGCATCTGATCATTATGGTCTTGACGAATTAAGACGAGCATGTATGACTTATCTTCAGAACTGTGTTAACATCGACACAGTGTGTTTACTACTGCGTTCTGCTGAGAGATACATTCAGTATAAATCTACCAAATCACTAGTACAAAAG GCGCTCGAGTTTGTGGACATAAACGCAGAGTCAGTCTTGAGACTACCCGCCTTTACAGCACTACCAAGTCACGTGGCCAGACTTATTTTATCACGTGATGAGCTTCAGGCAGATGAACTCATCAAATTCCAAGCTGCACTCGCCTGGAGTCGTGCATACATAGAAAAACATCCCACCTCAACGCTCCGTGACGTCATGACCCCATTTGTAGACAGCATTTCGTTTCATCTGATTCCGGCAACAACACTCATGCAGACGGTTAAACCGACCGGTTCGGTTCCGGATCACAAAATTATGACCGCTCTGGCATACCAAGCTGATCCGAGCAGTCTTGAACCCGGTAGCATTGTGACGTCGCCAGCAAGATTACGATTATCAATGCTTAGCCTGAATGTAATAGATTCGCCGACAACCTCTTCAAGACAAACCAGATCAGACAACTCTTCGTCATCGCTTAAATCAGCGACGTCGTATACGTCGTTGAACACGTCGCGTGCGAGCGGCATCGATAGAATCCCACTAGACAATGAAGCAGATATACCTGAAATTAGTGATCAAACAGTAGATCTCGATAATGACCTTGAACATGATGTTATACACGATAACAATAACGATACTAGCGGGTATATCGAGAACGGTGATCGAGTGAACGAATGCGACGATGATGACGCAGATGTTGATGACGAGGCTGACTCAGATGAGCGTCATGATCAGGTTGATTTGATGTTTAGACGTGATCGTTGTTTTAGTCCACAATGTTTAAGTGATACAAATACGAGTTGTTCAATGTCAACATGTTCTGATTGGACTGATACGAGTAGCAGTGCAGGGGGTAGCTTTGGACGTGCTGACCAGAAAGAAAGTAATTTCAAACTTCTCCTTCCCGAATAG